In bacterium, the following proteins share a genomic window:
- the secG gene encoding preprotein translocase subunit SecG: protein MLHVLLTIVHILICLVLCAVVLLQSSKGGGLAGAFGGGGGAPQQLLGSRGMTTLLHKVTIYCAIGFFVTSFALFMTDGPGRAKTGSVVGEAAREGELNLPVQQNPLQENAPAPAQNPTDAPATQPLPQGN, encoded by the coding sequence ATGTTGCATGTCCTGCTGACCATCGTCCACATCCTGATCTGCCTGGTGCTCTGCGCGGTCGTCCTGCTGCAGTCGAGCAAGGGTGGCGGCCTGGCCGGCGCCTTCGGCGGCGGCGGTGGCGCTCCCCAGCAGTTGCTCGGCTCGCGCGGGATGACGACCCTGCTCCACAAGGTCACGATCTACTGCGCGATCGGATTTTTCGTGACGAGCTTTGCGCTCTTCATGACCGATGGACCGGGCCGCGCCAAGACCGGCAGTGTCGTGGGTGAAGCCGCGCGCGAGGGTGAACTCAATCTTCCGGTGCAGCAGAATCCTCTCCAGGAGAACGCGCCCGCACCGGCGCAGAATCCGACTGACGCGCCGGCGACGCAGCCGCTGCCTCAGGGGAACTAG
- a CDS encoding phosphoglycerate kinase: MNQKRNLDGFDGRGQKVLVRVDFNVPLDKDRNITDDTRIRETLPTIQRLLASGAAVILMSHLGRPKGKIDPAASLRPVADRLAELLSCRVRFATDTVGPDAVAQAASLAPGEVLLLENVRFNPGETTNDPGFSRGLAALGTCYVNDAFGSAHRAHASTVGITASFPLNRAGLLMERELEHLGALVRDPARPYVAVLGGAKVSGKVDVIRNLLGKVDTLLLGGGMIFTFFKVAGLGIGSSLLDEESLDVAREITALAKTSKTRLVLPEDCVIADAFSDTAQRRTVLVSDIPDGWMGLDIGPRTIERYRALIEPARSIFWNGPMGVFELPSFAAGTRAVGEAVAVATDGGARSVVGGGDSVAAVNQLGLASRVSHISTGGGASLEFMGGLELPGVMALTDA, from the coding sequence ATGAACCAGAAGCGCAATCTCGACGGTTTCGACGGTCGCGGGCAGAAGGTCCTGGTCAGGGTGGACTTCAATGTGCCTCTCGACAAGGACCGCAACATCACCGACGACACACGAATCCGCGAGACGCTGCCGACGATCCAGCGCCTGCTGGCCAGCGGCGCCGCCGTCATCCTGATGAGCCACCTGGGGCGCCCGAAGGGCAAGATCGATCCGGCCGCCTCGCTGCGTCCGGTGGCCGACCGCCTGGCCGAGCTGCTGTCGTGCCGCGTGCGATTCGCGACCGACACCGTGGGCCCCGACGCGGTGGCGCAGGCCGCGAGCCTGGCTCCGGGTGAAGTGCTCCTGCTGGAGAACGTCCGCTTCAATCCCGGCGAGACGACCAACGACCCCGGCTTCTCGCGCGGTCTCGCGGCCCTCGGCACGTGCTACGTGAACGACGCTTTCGGCTCGGCCCACCGGGCACACGCCTCGACGGTGGGGATCACCGCGTCCTTCCCGCTGAACCGGGCGGGACTGCTGATGGAGCGTGAGCTGGAGCACCTCGGCGCCCTGGTGCGCGACCCGGCCCGTCCCTACGTGGCGGTGCTCGGCGGCGCCAAGGTCAGCGGCAAGGTCGACGTCATCCGCAACCTGCTGGGCAAGGTCGACACGCTGCTCCTGGGTGGCGGCATGATCTTCACGTTCTTCAAGGTGGCCGGCCTCGGCATCGGCTCGAGCCTGCTCGACGAGGAGAGCCTGGACGTGGCCCGCGAGATCACGGCCCTGGCCAAGACCAGCAAGACGCGGCTGGTGCTTCCCGAGGACTGCGTGATCGCCGACGCCTTCAGTGACACGGCCCAGCGCCGTACGGTGCTGGTCTCGGACATCCCCGACGGCTGGATGGGCCTGGACATCGGGCCCCGCACCATCGAGCGCTACCGTGCCCTCATCGAGCCTGCCCGGTCGATCTTCTGGAACGGCCCGATGGGTGTGTTCGAGTTGCCGTCCTTCGCGGCCGGCACGCGCGCCGTGGGCGAGGCCGTGGCGGTGGCCACCGACGGCGGCGCCCGCAGCGTGGTCGGCGGCGGCGACAGCGTCGCGGCGGTCAACCAGCTGGGCCTGGCGAGCCGGGTCAGCCATATTTCGACCGGTGGCGGCGCCTCCCTGGAGTTCATGGGAGGGCTGGAACTGCCGGGGGTGATGGCGCTTACGGACGCCTGA
- a CDS encoding elongation factor G yields the protein MKTFPMEKIRNVALMGPHGVGKTSLADAMLHVTEKVGRRGNVDDGSSVFDYLEEEIERKQTISASLAWTEFEGNKINIIDTPGVDDFRGDVYAALRVVEGILFVIKADGGFEVASENLWNLIRGTHLPTALVVNRMHKEHANWRSVMNGVKERIPGAAPLELPIGNGETFEGVVDLITMKGWKFDGHHAVECPIPADLGPAVEEAREMLMDAAASADDALTEKYLEELTLNETDIVAGLKKGTLEGTVYPVFFCDAQSEVGVNSLLHSVVSLFPSSFSRTRSPLKGFKAGTETETPFTPSADGPVVAYAFKRQYEAQGGDSTWLRVFSGSMKAGDNLECSDGRSTERMGQLSAAQGKSRDKIEVAGPGDIVLAAKLKATHTGVTLTSGVDFAFPPIQYPVPTCTDAISPVVSGDDDKMAAGLHRIMEEDPTFQLIHQGHLSQTLLATQGEIHTNFILDKLKKLNGVVVERRRPRINFKETIRGTAEKQGRHKKQTGGRGQFGDVHIRMEPVPRGTGYVFADEIVGGVVPNKFIPAVEKGCRETLLHGLLAGYEMVDVRCALFFGSYHAVDSSEAAFKAAARLALKHAVEEDADKLRPVILEPVMKVRIVVPQAYMGDVMGDISTRRGAILGSEADGPYQVVTANVPEDELYQYATSLRSFTQGTGVFTMEFSHYSEVPGDVQRRLVEEYKKTATAEE from the coding sequence GTGAAGACCTTCCCCATGGAAAAGATCCGCAACGTAGCCCTCATGGGCCCCCACGGCGTCGGCAAGACCAGCCTGGCCGATGCGATGCTCCATGTGACCGAGAAGGTCGGCCGCCGGGGGAATGTGGACGACGGCAGCTCGGTGTTCGATTACCTGGAAGAGGAAATCGAGCGCAAGCAGACGATCTCCGCCAGCCTGGCCTGGACCGAGTTCGAAGGCAACAAGATCAACATCATCGATACGCCGGGTGTGGATGATTTCCGGGGCGATGTCTACGCGGCGCTGCGGGTGGTCGAGGGCATCCTGTTCGTCATCAAGGCTGACGGCGGTTTCGAGGTGGCCTCCGAGAACCTGTGGAACCTGATCCGCGGCACGCACCTGCCCACCGCCCTGGTCGTCAACCGCATGCACAAGGAGCACGCCAACTGGCGTTCGGTCATGAACGGGGTCAAGGAGCGCATCCCGGGTGCGGCGCCCCTGGAGCTGCCGATCGGCAACGGCGAGACCTTCGAGGGCGTGGTCGACCTGATCACGATGAAGGGCTGGAAGTTCGACGGTCACCACGCCGTGGAGTGCCCGATTCCCGCCGACCTGGGCCCGGCCGTGGAAGAGGCGCGGGAGATGCTGATGGATGCCGCGGCCAGCGCCGACGACGCCCTGACCGAGAAGTACCTCGAGGAGCTGACCCTGAACGAGACGGACATCGTCGCGGGCCTGAAGAAGGGCACTCTCGAGGGCACCGTGTACCCGGTCTTCTTCTGCGACGCCCAGAGTGAAGTCGGCGTCAACTCGCTGCTGCATTCGGTGGTCAGCCTGTTCCCGAGTTCGTTCTCGCGCACCCGCTCGCCGCTCAAGGGGTTCAAGGCCGGTACCGAGACCGAGACGCCGTTTACGCCGTCGGCCGACGGCCCGGTCGTGGCCTATGCCTTCAAGCGCCAGTACGAGGCCCAGGGCGGCGACAGCACCTGGCTGCGCGTGTTCTCCGGCAGCATGAAGGCGGGCGACAACCTCGAGTGCAGCGATGGCCGGAGCACCGAGCGCATGGGACAGCTGTCGGCGGCGCAGGGCAAGTCGCGCGACAAGATCGAGGTGGCCGGCCCCGGCGACATCGTCCTGGCTGCCAAGCTGAAGGCCACGCACACGGGCGTCACGCTGACGTCGGGCGTCGACTTCGCGTTCCCGCCCATCCAGTACCCGGTGCCCACCTGCACCGACGCGATCAGCCCGGTCGTCAGCGGCGACGACGACAAGATGGCCGCCGGCCTGCATCGGATCATGGAAGAGGATCCGACGTTCCAGCTGATCCACCAGGGGCACCTGTCGCAGACGCTTCTGGCCACCCAGGGCGAGATCCACACGAACTTCATCCTCGACAAGCTCAAGAAGCTGAACGGCGTGGTGGTGGAGCGCCGCCGCCCGCGCATCAACTTCAAGGAGACGATCCGCGGAACGGCCGAGAAGCAGGGCCGGCACAAGAAGCAGACCGGCGGCCGTGGCCAGTTCGGCGATGTGCACATCCGCATGGAGCCGGTGCCGCGCGGTACGGGTTACGTGTTCGCCGACGAGATCGTCGGCGGCGTGGTGCCGAACAAGTTCATCCCGGCGGTCGAGAAGGGTTGCCGCGAGACGCTGCTGCACGGGCTGCTGGCCGGCTACGAGATGGTGGACGTGCGCTGCGCGCTGTTCTTCGGCTCGTACCACGCGGTGGACTCGAGTGAAGCGGCCTTCAAGGCGGCCGCCCGGCTCGCGCTCAAGCATGCTGTCGAGGAAGACGCCGACAAGCTCCGGCCGGTCATCCTCGAGCCGGTCATGAAGGTCCGGATCGTCGTGCCCCAGGCCTACATGGGCGACGTGATGGGCGACATCTCGACGCGTCGCGGCGCCATCCTGGGCAGCGAGGCCGACGGCCCGTACCAGGTCGTGACGGCGAACGTGCCCGAGGACGAACTGTACCAGTACGCAACGTCGCTGCGCTCGTTCACGCAGGGCACCGGCGTGTTCACGATGGAGTTCTCGCATTATTCCGAAGTCCCCGGCGACGTCCAGAGGCGCCTGGTCGAAGAGTACAAGAAGACGGCGACTGCCGAGGAGTAG
- a CDS encoding ComF family protein gives MQTRRATTRATARARMPARSFRRGVAGPLVDLLLPERCAACAATAGYGPWEPPGLVVQGLRPWDRPHLCVDCATRIFAQPCARILDGRGRHPDLRVWAAAATSALLTQVVGAFKYHGVRGLAWPLGRALAAAAVAAPPSAEAAPPQAARACADVLVPVPLHAARRRSRGFNQAAVLADLAGRATGLSVDNGVLARTRATAQQAKLSGSDARERNLAGAFAARPPGVPRRALVVDDLVTAGATAQAAAAALRSAGWEVAGVLTLGLALSRDGDGDDADADADDF, from the coding sequence ATGCAAACGAGACGGGCCACGACCCGGGCAACCGCACGGGCCCGGATGCCGGCCCGCTCCTTCAGGCGCGGCGTGGCCGGGCCGCTTGTCGATCTGCTGCTGCCGGAGCGATGCGCAGCCTGCGCCGCGACCGCCGGATATGGACCCTGGGAGCCGCCGGGCCTGGTGGTGCAGGGCCTCCGGCCCTGGGACCGTCCGCACCTGTGCGTGGACTGCGCGACGCGGATCTTCGCGCAGCCGTGCGCGCGGATCCTGGACGGCCGCGGGCGTCACCCGGATCTCCGCGTATGGGCTGCGGCGGCGACTTCGGCCCTGCTGACCCAGGTGGTCGGCGCCTTCAAGTACCACGGCGTGCGCGGGCTGGCCTGGCCGCTGGGTCGAGCCCTGGCCGCGGCAGCCGTCGCAGCGCCGCCTTCGGCCGAGGCGGCGCCACCGCAGGCGGCGCGTGCGTGCGCCGATGTCCTGGTGCCGGTGCCGCTGCATGCCGCGCGAAGGCGCTCACGCGGCTTCAACCAGGCCGCCGTGCTGGCCGACCTGGCGGGCCGGGCGACCGGGCTCTCCGTCGACAACGGTGTCCTGGCGCGCACCCGCGCGACGGCCCAGCAGGCGAAGCTGAGCGGATCGGACGCGCGCGAGCGGAACCTGGCCGGGGCGTTCGCGGCCCGGCCACCGGGCGTTCCCCGCCGCGCCCTGGTGGTCGACGACCTCGTCACGGCCGGCGCCACGGCACAGGCGGCGGCGGCGGCGCTGCGGTCGGCGGGCTGGGAGGTGGCCGGAGTGCTGACCCTGGGGCTGGCTCTGTCGCGCGACGGTGACGGTGACGATGCCGATGCCGATGCCGACGACTTCTAG
- a CDS encoding prolipoprotein diacylglyceryl transferase, whose protein sequence is MHPHLFGVVKSYGLMLAISFALGMWLSVRRGKPQGISAETVLDLIFGVLISSIIGVRALYVATHASEFDPWYRALFIWDGGLTLYGGILAATATVWWMCRRRGIPFLVIADNFAPGVMLGIGITRIGCFLAGCCFGNPTTCALAVHFPADAPASRMFGGRAVHPTQLYASAAGFAIFGLLLLAERRPAGRGATFGRFLALYGLARLVEDMFRYYEPSQMLLGLSNQQWVSIALIAAGALVLVRAHRRGPVHA, encoded by the coding sequence ATGCATCCGCATCTGTTCGGGGTGGTCAAGAGCTACGGCCTGATGCTCGCCATCAGCTTCGCGCTCGGCATGTGGCTGAGTGTCAGGCGCGGCAAACCGCAGGGCATCAGCGCTGAGACGGTACTCGACCTGATCTTCGGCGTCCTCATCTCGAGCATCATCGGCGTCAGGGCGCTCTACGTGGCCACACACGCGTCCGAATTCGATCCCTGGTACCGGGCCCTGTTTATCTGGGACGGCGGCCTGACGCTCTATGGGGGCATCCTGGCGGCCACTGCGACGGTGTGGTGGATGTGCCGGCGTCGCGGCATCCCGTTCCTGGTCATCGCCGACAACTTCGCGCCCGGCGTGATGCTCGGCATCGGCATCACGCGCATCGGCTGCTTCCTTGCCGGCTGCTGCTTCGGCAACCCGACCACCTGTGCCCTGGCGGTGCACTTCCCGGCCGACGCCCCGGCCTCGCGCATGTTCGGCGGACGCGCGGTGCACCCGACCCAGCTGTACGCCTCGGCGGCCGGCTTCGCGATCTTCGGGCTGCTGCTGCTGGCCGAGCGTCGGCCTGCCGGACGCGGCGCCACCTTCGGCCGCTTCCTGGCGCTGTACGGCCTGGCCCGCCTGGTCGAGGACATGTTCCGCTACTACGAGCCGAGCCAGATGCTGCTGGGCCTGAGCAACCAGCAGTGGGTGTCGATCGCGCTCATCGCGGCCGGCGCGCTGGTGCTGGTGCGCGCACATCGCCGGGGGCCGGTCCATGCCTGA